The following proteins are co-located in the Hevea brasiliensis isolate MT/VB/25A 57/8 chromosome 11, ASM3005281v1, whole genome shotgun sequence genome:
- the LOC131170483 gene encoding probable F-box protein At4g22030 codes for MASLQASNLLSSSSSRASSSSKRINAAISVPKLLRIRFPVPKTPSANLVEDLLLRNGFTNTKQIEKIVTLPRIDEEPFANSSTSKATAKLYAILEAVADRVEMHKNVGEQRDNWNKLLLNSINMITLTATTMAGVAATGGAGAPLLALKLSSTFLFTAAMGMSFIMNKIQPSQLAEEQRNATKLFRQLYSQIQTTLALYDPTELDVKDAMDKVLALDKAYPLPLLGKMIEKFPAKFEPTFWWPKSQDFQRKSKRPGKNGWSEELEVEMREIIEVIKRKDTEDYMRLGNLALKINKILAISGPLLTGIAAAGSAFVGNGSWAAIVAVAAGALATTVNTFEHSGQVGMVVEMYRNCAGFFSLVEESIESSLEETDIDRREDGEMFELKVALQLGRSMSELRDLAQKSTYSRIEGTTIDEFASKLF; via the coding sequence ATGGCTTCTTTGCAAGCTTCAAATCtcctctcctcctcctcctcaaggGCATCATCTTCATCAAAAAGAATAAATGCTGCAATTTCTGTCCCTAAGCTTCTAAGAATCCGTTTCCCAGTTCCAAAAACACCATCTGCAAACTTGGTTGAGGATCTGCTTTTAAGAAATGGGTTCACAAACACGAAACAAATAGAAAAAATTGTGACCCTTCCCAGAATAGATGAAGAACCTTTTGCCAATTCTTCAACATCTAAAGCAACAGCCAAGCTTTATGCAATCTTAGAGGCTGTTGCTGATAGAGTGGAGATGCACAAGAATGTGGGCGAGCAACGTGACAATTGGAACAAACTTCTTTTGAATTCCATTAACATGATCACTCTCACAGCTACAACCATGGCTGGTGTTGCGGCAACTGGTGGGGCCGGAGCTCCTCTTTTGGCATTGAAGCTATCGTCAACATTCTTGTTTACTGCAGCTATGGGGATGTCATTTATAATGAACAAGATCCAGCCCTCACAGCTTGCGGAAGAGCAACGTAATGCTACAAAATTATTTAGGCAGCTTTATAGCCAAATACAAACTACACTTGCTCTTTATGATCCTACTGAATTGGACGTGAAAGATGCGATGGACAAGGTATTGGCTCTTGACAAAGCTTACCCACTTCCTTTGCTGGGGAAAATGATAGAGAAGTTCCCTGCAAAATTTGAGCCTACTTTTTGGTGGCCCAAATCTCAAGACTTCCAAAGAAAAAGCAAAAGACCTGGAAAGAATGGATGGAGTGAGGAGCTAGAGGTGGAGATGAGAGAGATTATTGAAGTGATAAAAAGAAAAGATACGGAAGATTATATGAGGCTAGGAAATTTGGCATTGAAGATAAACAAGATTTTAGCCATCTCAGGTCCATTGCTCACAGGTATTGCAGCTGCTGGGTCTGCATTTGTGGGTAACGGCTCTTGGGCAGCAATAGTTGCGGTGGCTGCAGGTGCATTAGCTACCACAGTTAATACGTTTGAGCATTCTGGGCAGGTTGGTATGGTAGTTGAAATGTATAGAAACTGCGCTGGATTCTTCTCACTTGTAGAGGAATCAATTGAGTCTTCACTAGAAGAAACAGATATTGATAGAAGAGAAGATGGAGAAATGTTTGAATTGAAGGTGGCATTACAGTTGGGAAGAAGCATGTCAGAGCTTAGAGATCTTGCCCAAAAATCCACTTATTCTAGAATAGAAGGAACCACCATAGATGAATTTGCTAGCAAGCTTTTCTGA
- the LOC131170484 gene encoding probable F-box protein At4g22030: MASLQASSLLSSSSSSIVSSSKRINAAISVPKLPRIRFPVPKTPSTNLVEDLILRNGYTNTIPIEKSTVTLPRIDKEPSVNSSTSKATAKLYAILEAVADRVEMHQNMGEQRDNWNKLLLNSINMITLTATTMVGIAATGGAGAPLLALKLSSTLLFTAATGILFIMNKIQPSQLAEEQRNATKLFRQLQRQIQTILAIHDPTELDVRYAMDKVLALDKAYPLPLLGKMIEKFPAKFEPALWWPKPHDFQRKSKRPGKNRWSEELEMEMREVIEVIKGKDTEDYMRLGNLVLKINKILAISGPLLTGIAAAGSAFVGNGSWAAIVAVAAGALATTVNTFEHAGQVGMVVEIYRNCAGFFSLMEESIESALEETDFDRREDGQMFEMKMALQLGRSLSELRDLAQKSSSSRIDGVEVDEFASKIF, encoded by the coding sequence ATGGCTTCATTGCAAGCTTCAAGTCtcctctcctcctcctcctcctcgatTGTATCTTCATCAAAAAGAATAAATGCTGCAATTTCTGTCCCTAAGCTTCCAAGAATCCGTTTCCCAGTTCCAAAAACACCATCAACAAACTTGGTTGAGGATCTGATTTTAAGAAATGGGTACACAAACACAATCCCTATAGAGAAAAGTACTGTGACCCTTCCCAGAATAGATAAGGAACCTTCCGTCAATTCCTCAACATCTAAAGCAACAGCCAAGCTTTATGCAATCTTAGAGGCTGTAGCGGATAGAGTGGAGATGCATCAGAATATGGGTGAGCAACGTGACAATTGGAACAAACTTCTTTTGAATTCCATTAACATGATCACTCTCACAGCTACAACCATGGTTGGTATTGCAGCAACTGGTGGGGCAGGAGCTCCTCTTTTGGCTTTGAAGCTATCGTCAACACTCTTGTTTACTGCAGCTACAGGGATTTTATTTATAATGAACAAAATACAGCCCTCACAGCTTGCAGAAGAGCAACGTAATGCTACAAAATTGTTTAGGCAGCTTCAGAGACAAATACAAACTATCCTTGCTATTCATGATCCTACTGAGTTGGACGTGAGGTATGCAATGGACAAGGTATTGGCTCTTGACAAAGCTTACCCACTTCCTTTGCTGGGGAAAATGATTGAGAAGTTTCCTGCAAAATTTGAGCCTGCACTTTGGTGGCCCAAACCTCATGACTTCCAAAGAAAAAGCAAAAGACCTGGAAAGAATAGGTGGAGTGAGGAGCTGGAAATGGAGATGAGGGAGGTTATTGAAGTGATAAAAGGAAAAGATACGGAAGATTATATGAGGCTAGGAAATTTGGTATTGAAGATAAACAAGATTTTAGCCATCTCAGGCCCATTGCTCACAGGCATTGCAGCTGCTGGGTCTGCATTTGTGGGTAACGGTTCTTGGGCTGCAATAGTTGCAGTGGCTGCAGGTGCATTAGCTACCACAGTTAATACGTTTGAGCATGCTGGCCAGGTTGGTATGGTGGTTGAAATATATAGAAACTGCGCTGGATTCTTCTCACTTATGGAGGAATCAATCGAGTCTGCATTAGAAGAAACAGATTTTGACAGAAGAGAAGATGGACAAATGTTTGAAATGAAGATGGCTTTACAGCTTGGAAGAAGCTTATCAGAGCTTAGAGATCTTGCCCAAAAATCTTCATCTTCTCGTATAGATGGAGTCGAAGTAGATGAATTCGCTAGCAAAATCttttga
- the LOC131170485 gene encoding probable F-box protein At4g22030: MASLQTSGLLFSSSSSTTSSKRINAAISVPKLPKIRFPLPRNSIKEMILRGSFSNTVPLEKNAETTTIDEPFINSTAASAKEISQLYAILETVADRAEMHKNVGEQRDNWNKLLLNSINMITLTATTMAGVAATGGAGAPLLALRLSSTLLFTAATGMLFIMNKIQPSQLAEEQRNATKLFRQLQSQIQTTLDLYDPAELDVKDAMDNLLALDKAYPLPLLGKVIEKFPAKFEPAVWWPRSHDLQTKSKRPGKNEWSEELEAEMREVIEVIKGKDTEDYMRLGNLALKINKILAISGPLLTGIAAAGSAFVGNGSWAAIVAVAAGALAATVNTFEHACQVGMVVEMYRNCAGFFSLMEESIESALEETELERREDGEMFEMKVALQLGRSLSELRELAQNSSSSRIYGIEVDEFASKLF; the protein is encoded by the coding sequence ATGGCTTCCCTACAAACTTCAGGTCTTCTATTCTCTTCCTCATCAAGTACTACTTCTTCAAAAAGAATCAATGCTGCTATTTCTGTCCCTAAACTTCCTAAAATCCGTTTCCCACTACCTAGAAATTCGATTAAGGAAATGATTTTAAGAGGTTCCTTCTCAAACACCGTCCCATTAGAAAAGAATGCCGAGACCACAACAatagatgaacctttcatcaattCCACTGCTGCTTCTGCTAAGGAAATTTCCCAGCTTTATGCCATCTTAGAGACTGTTGCTGATAGGGCTGAGATGCATAAAAACGTTGGTGAGCAACGTGACAATTGGAATAAACTTCTTTTGAACTCCATTAACATGATCACTCTCACAGCTACAACCATGGCTGGTGTTGCAGCAACTGGTGGGGCAGGAGCTCCTCTTTTGGCATTGAGGCTGTCGTCAACACTCTTGTTCACTGCAGCCACAGGCATGTTATTTATAATGAACAAAATACAGCCCTCACAGCTTGCAGAAGAGCAACGTAATGCTACAAAATTGTTTAGGCAGCTTCAGAGCCAAATACAAACGACACTTGATCTTTATGATCCTGCTGAGTTGGACGTGAAGGATGCAATGGACAATTTATTGGCTCTTGACAAAGCTTACCCACTTCCTTTGCTGGGGAAAGTGATTGAAAAGTTTCCTGCAAAATTTGAGCCTGCTGTTTGGTGGCCCAGATCTCATGACTTACAAACAAAAAGCAAAAGACCTGGAAAGAATGAATGGAGTGAGGAGCTGGAAGCGGAGATGAGGGAGGTTATTGAAGTGATAAAAGGAAAAGATACAGAAGATTATATGAGGCTAGGAAACTTGGCACTGAAGATAAACAAGATTTTAGCCATCTCAGGTCCATTGCTCACAGGCATTGCAGCTGCTGGGTCTGCATTTGTGGGTAACGGTTCTTGGGCAGCAATAGTTGCAGTGGCTGCAGGTGCATTAGCTGCCACAGTTAATACATTTGAGCATGCCTGCCAGGTTGGTATGGTGGTTGAAATGTACAGAAACTGCGCTGGATTCTTCTCACTTATGGAGGAATCAATTGAGTCTGCACTAGAGGAAACAGAATTGGAGAGAAGAGAAGATGGAGAAATGTTTGAAATGAAGGTGGCTTTACAGCTTGGAAGAAGCTTATCAGAGCTTAGAGAACTTGCCCAAAATTCTTCATCTTCTCGTATATACGGAATCGAAGTAGATGAATTCGCTAGCAAACTCTTTTGa